The Gloeobacter morelensis MG652769 genome contains the following window.
TGCCGCAGTCCTGTCCAATGGCGTAGTGCCCGTCCGGGTGTAGGTTCTTCAGGCGGGGGCGAATGCTGTCGGTGAGCAGGACGCTCTGGGGGTGCTCCTGAAAATTTTGCACGAAGGTGCCGTCCGACTCCGGAAGCTGGGTGTGGTCGGGCAGGGCAGAAGTAAAAATAGAAGGCTGGCTGACCATCGATGGTAGAAGTTTTCCATTTGCGCCGGCAAGCTAACGCCGGGTGCGGATGCGGTTACGATCGAGGCAGATTCAGGAGGATGGCTTGTGCCTGCGACGGTGATCTACGACGGCCTGTGCAATCTGTGCGTCAATCTGGTGCAGGGGCTCGAACACCTGGATAAGGGCCGTCAATTTCGCTACGTGCCGATGCAGGATCAAACCGGTCTGGAGCGCTACGAAGTGACCCCCGGCCAGTGCGAAGCGGGGATGATCCTCATCGATCCCGGCCCGCCCGAGCGCCGCTACCAGGGCAGTGCCGCCGCCGAGGAGATCGCCCGCCGGATACCCGGAGGCGAAGCGGTAATTGCCGTTTATCGCTCCGTGCCGGGATTGCCTGGGCTGGGGGATGGTTGTTACGTTCAGATCCGCGACCACCGCTACGACTGGTTTGGTCGGCGCAGTGAAGTTTACCGTAGTGCCTACCCGCCGGTCGTTACGGTGGTCTGAAAATGCAGGCGTTGCGCACTAACTTTCCATTAGATCTAGCAGCACCCGAACGGGAACGATCGCATCGGCAAAAGCTGCGGGCGAAACCAACTCATCCTCTGTGCAAATCCTTTCGCTGCGGTATTGCGACGGCCCCGGTTGGGTGAAGACAAAAACCCGGCGGTTGTTGATATCCACGACCCAGTATTCCTCGATGCCGGATCGCGAGTACGTTTCATTTTTGATGGTGAGATCGTAAGTGAGGGTTGTGTCCGCCACTTCGACTACAAACCGGATGTTCTCGGGCTTTGGATGATTGGTGACGTACCTGCGGGGGCGCTGACCCGAGACGGTCATGTCCGGTTCCGGTTGACCCAGTTCGCCCAGGTCCACGGGCTGCTCTCTGCGCAACCGGGCGCGCCCTTCGAACAACCCTTGAAGACAACTTTCCAGGTTGTTGACGATCTCGGTGTGCACCGGACCCTTCGGACTTATGGAGAAAATTTGGCCATTGATGAGTTCGACGCGCTCGGCAGGGTGCAGTATACCCACCTCGGCCATCCGATGGTACTCATTGGCGGTAAATAGACGTGCTCGACGCGTATCTGCGGACACAACACAGCCGTTTACCAGTACCTGCTGCTCGTGCGCGAGCAAAATTCTTGCTTCCTGCAGGCGATGGAACTCGCCTGCACTGAAGGCGCGCGGATGCGGAGCAATCCCTTCTTCAAGCAGTGAGGGCATCGTATGTTCCGATTGAACTTGCTTGCTTCCGATGATACCCGGCTGTTTTTCCAAGGCGCTGGTGTACATAAAGCCTGGTGCAGACCTGGATGGGAGGCGCTTTGGGCCTCCGGGTAGGATGGGTGGCATGCACCGCTGCCCCCATTGCCTTCAAGATTTTTTGCTGCGCACCGAGCCCTGTCCGGGTTGCATAGATCTGGCCGCCGTGCGCTCGCGCGCCAAAAAAGCGAAGGAGCGCCGCGCCGCCTACGACCCGGTGGGTCAAATCGAGGAGTGGGAATTTTGGGATCTGCTGCGCTGGTACCGCGCGTGTCCCTGCTGCGGCAAGCCCTGGGCCACCGCCGGGATCGTCGCCCGCGATCACATCGTGCCGGTCAGCCGCGGCGGCCCCAACGCGGCGAAGAACCTGCAACCGCTCTGTCAAAGTTGCAACCTCTGGAAGAGCGATCACATCATTTACTTCGACCGCCACTTTGCTGGCCGCTGCGCCCCGCTGCCGGAATACCTGCTGGCTTATCTACCCGCCATCCAGGCGGACCCCTCGGTACAACTGCCCCTGATTGCCCCTGGTGCGGTGGATTCGACCCTGCGCTACCCGCAGGCCACCCCTCGCCAGCTCGAAGCGATTACCCTCGTCCTGAGCAGCAAACTGCCCAATTGCGAAGGTCAGATAGCCGTGGACCCAGTCGATTTATGGTTGGATCTCTAAAACCTGATCCCCACTTCTGAGCGGGCTGTAACATTTTGTTATAAGCAGTGGGACGGTAACGATGAAGATCCTGGTGATGGGTGCGACGGGCAACCTGGGACGGCAGGTGGTGCGGCGGGCGATCGACGAGGGACATACGGTCCGCTGCGGGGTGCGCAACCGCGAGAAGGCGCAGTTTCTGGAGCAATGGGGGGCACAACTGTTTGGCGGTGACTTGCGCGAGGCGGACTGCTACGAGCCGCTGCTTGCCGACATCGAGGCGGTGATTCTCACAGTGAGTGCTCTTGCAAGCCGCGACGGACGCGACAAGACCAACAACATCGACAACGTGGATGATGTCGGCGTGCGCGCCTTTGTCGATGCGATGCGCGGTCGGCCCCTCCAGCGGCTGGTCTACACGTCAGTACTGCGCTGCGACGAATTTGCGGGCAACAAAATGATGTGCATCAAGCGCAAAGTCGAGGAGCATATCGAGCGCTCGGGGGTGCCCTACAGCATCCTGCGGCTGAGTGCCTTCATGCAGGGGCTCATTCCCGAATTTGCCCTGCCGATTCTGGAGAAAAAACCCGTGCGCATCCAGCGCAACCCCTCGCCGATTGCCTACATCAGCACCCTGGATGCGGCGAAATTCGCAGTGGCCGCCTGCACCCTCCCTGCCCTCGAAAACCGCACAGTTGGGGTAAGCGGCCCCGAAGTCTGGGATGTCCAGGCCATCATCAAGTTGTGCGACGATCTGTCCGGCATCAAGCAGATGCCCAAGGTGAGCATTCTCTCTGAAGGCCAGAAGCGCATCAACGAACTATTGGCCAGAATGCTCAATCCGAACCTTATCGAGCTGTTGCGCTTCAGCGAGGCGTTCGCCACCGGCCAAACCTACAGCGCCGATATGGAAGCGGCGGGAGAGCTGTTCGGCATTCCCGCCACATCGCTAACCAAGGTAGAACCATTCCTGCAGGAGTACTTCGCAATCATCAAGCGGCGGCTGCGCGAGAAGAACTACCAGGAGCCCAAGATCAAGTCGCCGTTTTAACCCCCTTTGCTAAGGGGGGCAGCGAAGCCGGGGGAGCGATCAATACCCGCTGCTGATCCACGAACCCAGGGTGCTATTTTTACTCGAATCGATGCGGGTGCCGCTATTCGAGGAGCCGCCGTTGGTGTGGGTGGCGAAGACCGTGAGCGTGCTGCCCGACGACTGGTAGACGCCGCTGCCGCTCTGGCCGCCGTAGGTGTCGATGTTGTAGGTGACCCGGTAGGTGCTGGCGCTGATCACCGGGTCGTTGTCGTACCACATCGTCGAGCCGCCTTTGTCGCCAGGATACCCGGCGATGTTGCCGGTGGTGCCGACGATCGTCGAATCGTAGCCGTAACCCATCCAGCCGGTGGTGTTGCCCACGGACGAATTGAGGGTGATCAGCGCCATGTCGTAGTTGGGATCGCTATAGGAGGTCCAGGAGCTGAAGGTGCGGATGTAGGTGGCGGAGTAGGCGCCGTAGGGCTGATAGGAACCGCTCTGGCCGGGGATCACCTGGACGCTGGTGGCCCAGCCGCCGGAACTGGGGCTGTAGATGCAGTGCCCGGCGGTGAGCACGTACTTGGCGGCAATCAAAATCCCGGAGCAGCCGCCGGCACCGTAGGGAAACTGGACGTTGAGCTTGGTGACCGCCCGGTAGGGAAAGGTGGTAGTGCTGGTAATCTGCACGCGGTTGTCGGTGCCGATGACGCTGTCGGCACCGGGGTCGGCGTTATCTCCGTCCGGACCCGCGTAAGCGGGGGTGAAGCTGGAGAGGTTGCCCACCGGCAGCTTCACCGGGGCACCCGTGCGCACCTCACCGGTGAGCGGGTTGTAGCCTACTTCTCTGAGGGCCAGCGATTCCGGCAGCCGGGGACTATTGGAGTCGTAGGGCGGCGGGACGAGGTCCGGCAGCCCCATAAACGCCGGATCGGCCTGGGCGGCGGGGTGGTCGACGGGCAGAGGCCCGCCTGCAAGATCGGCAACGGGAGGCTGGGCGTGGGCAACGGCGCCCATCGTCAACAGCGAGACGCACAGACTGGCACAGAACCCGCGCATGGATGTGATGTGGATCATAGCTTCGGCTCCTCGATAAAAGTCCCGGCTGATACCGACCGCAATCGATACCCGTTGAGGAGCCTATAGGGATGGCGCACTCTCGCGCACGCTTCGAATGGGCAATTCCCCAAAATCGAGAGAAAACGTAGGAATTGGCAAAATGTGTTGACTTTAATTCACGTCCGGCAGGGTGCCAAAAGCCGCAGGATGAGGCTCATGCCGCCACCATCCGGTCGGAGCTGTTCGCACCGACGTTCCTCAAAATTCCATGCGCCGGTAATCGGCGCTCATGCTGTCGGCCGGCCGGGCACGGTGCTTTGCCCACTTGCGCAATGCCGACACTTGCTCTGTCATCGTTTGCGAAAGGGGCGATGTCGATTTGAAGGCGGCCAGAATGTCGAACTGGTTGAACTCCCGGTTCTGGGCGAAGGCGCCGTACATGGCCGCCACCAGCCCCTGCTCGATCTCGGCTCCCGAGTAGCCTTCGCAGGAACTGGACAGCTCGGCAATGTCGAAGCCGGAAACATCGTCCCGCCGCTTGCTGAGGTGGATGCGGGCGATTTCTTGACGTTCCGTGTCGCTGGGCAAATCGACGAAGAAGATTTCATCGAAGCGGCCCTTGCGCAAAAACTCGCTCGGCAAGCGCTCCACCCGGTTCGCCGTCGCCATCACGAACACCGGAGAGGTCTTCTCCTGCATCCAGGTGAGAAACGAACCGAAAATCCGCATCGAGGTGCCACCGTCGGAGTCCGAGGAGCCCCCCGCACCGGCAAACGCCTTGTCCACTTCGTCGATAAACAAAATCACC
Protein-coding sequences here:
- a CDS encoding thiol-disulfide oxidoreductase DCC family protein; protein product: MPATVIYDGLCNLCVNLVQGLEHLDKGRQFRYVPMQDQTGLERYEVTPGQCEAGMILIDPGPPERRYQGSAAAEEIARRIPGGEAVIAVYRSVPGLPGLGDGCYVQIRDHRYDWFGRRSEVYRSAYPPVVTVV
- a CDS encoding Uma2 family endonuclease: MPSLLEEGIAPHPRAFSAGEFHRLQEARILLAHEQQVLVNGCVVSADTRRARLFTANEYHRMAEVGILHPAERVELINGQIFSISPKGPVHTEIVNNLESCLQGLFEGRARLRREQPVDLGELGQPEPDMTVSGQRPRRYVTNHPKPENIRFVVEVADTTLTYDLTIKNETYSRSGIEEYWVVDINNRRVFVFTQPGPSQYRSERICTEDELVSPAAFADAIVPVRVLLDLMES
- a CDS encoding HNH endonuclease translates to MHRCPHCLQDFLLRTEPCPGCIDLAAVRSRAKKAKERRAAYDPVGQIEEWEFWDLLRWYRACPCCGKPWATAGIVARDHIVPVSRGGPNAAKNLQPLCQSCNLWKSDHIIYFDRHFAGRCAPLPEYLLAYLPAIQADPSVQLPLIAPGAVDSTLRYPQATPRQLEAITLVLSSKLPNCEGQIAVDPVDLWLDL
- a CDS encoding NAD(P)H-binding protein, giving the protein MKILVMGATGNLGRQVVRRAIDEGHTVRCGVRNREKAQFLEQWGAQLFGGDLREADCYEPLLADIEAVILTVSALASRDGRDKTNNIDNVDDVGVRAFVDAMRGRPLQRLVYTSVLRCDEFAGNKMMCIKRKVEEHIERSGVPYSILRLSAFMQGLIPEFALPILEKKPVRIQRNPSPIAYISTLDAAKFAVAACTLPALENRTVGVSGPEVWDVQAIIKLCDDLSGIKQMPKVSILSEGQKRINELLARMLNPNLIELLRFSEAFATGQTYSADMEAAGELFGIPATSLTKVEPFLQEYFAIIKRRLREKNYQEPKIKSPF
- a CDS encoding trypsin-like serine peptidase; the encoded protein is MIHITSMRGFCASLCVSLLTMGAVAHAQPPVADLAGGPLPVDHPAAQADPAFMGLPDLVPPPYDSNSPRLPESLALREVGYNPLTGEVRTGAPVKLPVGNLSSFTPAYAGPDGDNADPGADSVIGTDNRVQITSTTTFPYRAVTKLNVQFPYGAGGCSGILIAAKYVLTAGHCIYSPSSGGWATSVQVIPGQSGSYQPYGAYSATYIRTFSSWTSYSDPNYDMALITLNSSVGNTTGWMGYGYDSTIVGTTGNIAGYPGDKGGSTMWYDNDPVISASTYRVTYNIDTYGGQSGSGVYQSSGSTLTVFATHTNGGSSNSGTRIDSSKNSTLGSWISSGY